The Deltaproteobacteria bacterium genome includes a region encoding these proteins:
- a CDS encoding type II toxin-antitoxin system VapC family toxin, producing the protein MQTLKGFNAVYCDASFFIALFSKKDTKHKRALELFKQIKENRITIHTCWFIISEAMTVLLYQYGYTEALTFNQSIDLYRIFHSTESQHHQAIALFNLFGKDRKISFVDALSRVLITGELKNMPALSFDQDFKALGLTTIS; encoded by the coding sequence ATGCAAACGCTAAAAGGCTTCAACGCAGTCTACTGCGATGCCAGTTTCTTTATCGCCCTGTTTTCAAAGAAGGACACAAAACACAAGCGTGCCTTAGAACTCTTCAAACAGATCAAGGAAAACCGAATCACAATCCATACATGTTGGTTCATTATCTCCGAGGCCATGACTGTTCTTCTCTATCAATATGGTTACACTGAGGCGCTGACTTTCAATCAATCAATTGATCTTTATAGAATTTTTCATTCCACGGAAAGCCAACACCATCAGGCCATTGCCTTATTCAATCTTTTTGGCAAAGACAGAAAGATTTCTTTTGTGGATGCCCTCTCGCGTGTCCTTATTACCGGGGAACTCAAGAACATGCCGGCCCTGTCTTTTGATCAAGATTTTAAAGCGCTGGGCTTAACGACTATCTCCTGA